The Gemmatimonadota bacterium DH-78 region TCGGCATCGTGGTGGCGGCCGCACTCAGCTTCATGACCCAGCAGAACGCGGCCTTCACCGACGGGTCGAACCGACTCGGCGCACTGCGCAACCTTCGGTACGCCGTGGGAGCGCTCGAGACCGACCTGACCACCGCCGGCACCAACGTGCCGGCCGGCCAGCCGTCGGTGGTGTTCGCGGGCGACGACGTGTTCGCGTTCACGGCCGACTACACCAGCAACGTGACGAGCGACGTGTCGGCCGTGTACGTCGACCCGAGCGCTCCTGCGGGCCTCGTGGCCGCGCCGCGAAGCGGGGTGACGATCCCCACCACGGGGTGGAGCTGGCCCGACACCACGTACGAGCAGAGCGGAGTGAACAGCCCCGCCGAGCTCATCATGTTCTGGTTCGCCCCCGACAGCACCACCGACCGCACGGACGACTACCGGCTCTATCGCCAGGTCAACTCGGGGTCGCCCGAGTTGGTGGCCCGGTCGCTCCTGCGCGACAGCGTCAAGCCCTTCTTCCAGTACAACCGGAAGACCTTCGACAACACCGGCGCCAGCTTCCTCACGCCGATTCCGGACTCGCTGCTGCCGCTGCGCCACAGTGTGAAGATCCACGGGACGGCGGCCGACACCGGCCACTTCGCGGTGATCGACTCGATCAAGACGGTGCGCATCAACGTGGCCGCCTACAACCTCCGGGAGGCGGACAGCGGCGGGTCGGCCGAGGCCACCCTCAACCGTCTCGTCGACCTTCCGAACACCGGCTTCGGGGTGCTGCTCACCTGCGGAGACGAGCCGATCCTGGGGGCCTCGCCCGCAGCCGCGTACGAGGCGCAGCCGGACGGCGAGCCGGCGATCCGGATCAACTGGAACGCCGCGACCGACGAGTCGTCGGGCGAGGGCGACGTGATCCGCTACGTGCTGTGGCGCAGCATCAACGGCGCCGACTGGGGAGACCCATTCCTGAGCATTCCCGCCGGGGAGGCGTTCTACACCTTCCTCGACACCTCGATCGCCGAGGGACAGTCCGTGCGCTACGCGCTCGCGGCCCAGGACTGCACGCCCTCCCTGTCCCCGCGCACCTTCAGCGGCACCATCGCGGTGCCGGTGACCCCGTGAGGACCCCGGACATGATTCACGACATCCGAACGGAGCGACCGATGAACCGGCCGACCGAACCGCGCGGCTTCGCCCTCATGACGATCATGCTCGTCATGCTGGTGGCCGCAGCGCTGGCGACCAGCGCCGTGATGATGGGCTCGAACCACATTCTCGCCAACCGCTACCTCGAGCGGTCCTCGATGCTCGA contains the following coding sequences:
- a CDS encoding type II secretion system protein, with the protein product MTHKPTASRGMTLVELLIVIMVFGIVVAAALSFMTQQNAAFTDGSNRLGALRNLRYAVGALETDLTTAGTNVPAGQPSVVFAGDDVFAFTADYTSNVTSDVSAVYVDPSAPAGLVAAPRSGVTIPTTGWSWPDTTYEQSGVNSPAELIMFWFAPDSTTDRTDDYRLYRQVNSGSPELVARSLLRDSVKPFFQYNRKTFDNTGASFLTPIPDSLLPLRHSVKIHGTAADTGHFAVIDSIKTVRINVAAYNLREADSGGSAEATLNRLVDLPNTGFGVLLTCGDEPILGASPAAAYEAQPDGEPAIRINWNAATDESSGEGDVIRYVLWRSINGADWGDPFLSIPAGEAFYTFLDTSIAEGQSVRYALAAQDCTPSLSPRTFSGTIAVPVTP